In one window of Kitasatospora sp. MMS16-BH015 DNA:
- a CDS encoding MFS transporter gives MFSSLRVRNYRYYFAGQVVSNTGTWMQRIAQDWLVLSLTGSPLAVGITTAMQFLPMLLLGLFGGVLADRMPKRRLLIVTQGAMGLLAAGLAVLTITGVVTAGVVYVFALLLGLVTVVDNPTRQAFVSEMVGPKDLANAVSLNAANFQTARLVGPAVAGLLIAAVGSGWAFAVNAVSFAAVIGGLLAMRTGELRPITPIARERGQLREGLRYVKERPQLFWPMVLAGFIGTFGFNFPTLLSGFAYDTFKVGAGQYGLLNTAMAVGSLAGALYAARRGAPRLRRLVWAALAFGALEVLAAFAPGYWSFAVLLTLIGIFGLTFNTSVNSAIQLATEPAMRGRVMGLLVLVFTGGTPIGAPLVGWVTAAYGPRLGLLACGAVSAAAAGVVALVLARAADLRVRVDLHPGHGGRVVAVVPRSALATAA, from the coding sequence ATGTTCTCCTCGCTGCGGGTCCGCAACTACCGCTACTACTTCGCCGGTCAGGTGGTCTCCAACACGGGCACCTGGATGCAGCGGATCGCCCAGGACTGGCTGGTGCTGAGCCTCACCGGCAGCCCGCTCGCGGTGGGTATCACCACCGCCATGCAGTTCCTCCCGATGCTGCTGCTCGGCCTGTTCGGCGGGGTGCTCGCCGACCGGATGCCCAAGCGCCGGCTGCTGATCGTCACCCAGGGCGCGATGGGCCTGCTGGCCGCCGGCCTGGCCGTGCTGACGATCACTGGGGTGGTCACCGCCGGGGTGGTGTACGTCTTCGCCCTGCTGCTCGGCCTGGTCACCGTGGTCGACAACCCGACCCGGCAGGCCTTCGTGAGCGAGATGGTCGGCCCCAAGGACCTGGCCAACGCGGTCAGCCTGAACGCCGCCAACTTCCAGACCGCGCGCCTGGTCGGCCCGGCCGTGGCCGGTCTGCTGATCGCCGCGGTGGGCAGCGGCTGGGCCTTCGCCGTCAACGCGGTCTCCTTCGCGGCGGTGATCGGCGGCCTGCTGGCCATGCGGACCGGCGAGCTGCGGCCGATCACACCGATCGCCCGGGAGAGGGGGCAGCTCCGGGAGGGGCTGCGGTACGTGAAGGAGCGCCCGCAGCTGTTCTGGCCGATGGTGCTGGCCGGCTTCATCGGCACCTTCGGCTTCAACTTCCCGACCCTGCTGTCGGGTTTCGCCTACGACACCTTCAAGGTCGGCGCCGGGCAGTACGGCCTGCTGAACACCGCGATGGCGGTCGGCTCGCTGGCCGGGGCGCTGTACGCGGCCCGGCGCGGGGCGCCGAGACTGCGGCGGCTGGTCTGGGCCGCGCTGGCCTTCGGGGCGCTGGAGGTGCTGGCCGCCTTCGCGCCGGGCTACTGGTCCTTCGCGGTGCTGCTGACGCTGATCGGCATCTTCGGGCTGACCTTCAACACCTCGGTCAACTCGGCGATCCAGCTGGCCACCGAGCCCGCGATGCGCGGGCGGGTGATGGGCCTGCTGGTACTGGTCTTCACCGGCGGCACCCCGATCGGCGCCCCGCTGGTCGGCTGGGTGACGGCCGCGTACGGCCCCCGGCTCGGCCTGCTGGCCTGCGGCGCCGTCTCGGCGGCCGCGGCCGGAGTGGTCGCGCTGGTGCTGGCCCGGGCGGCCGACCTGCGGGTGCGGGTGGACCTGCACCCCGGGCACGGCGGCCGGGTGGTGGCCGTGGTGCCGCGGTCGGCACTGGCCACCGCGGCGTGA
- a CDS encoding GNAT family N-acetyltransferase, whose translation MKIRTGTAESAPEVLRLLDEAVAWLAGLGRTGQWGDQPFSSVPRRVEHVHGYFAPDCLPRLAEAEDGTLLGACVLSETLPSYATPIEDTELYVRLLVTSREHSGSGIGAALIADAVEETRRRGHPVLRLDCYAGDDRRLVGQYQRLGFTPTDTFTVEQAGKPWPGQLLEIRV comes from the coding sequence ATGAAGATACGCACCGGCACCGCCGAATCCGCCCCCGAGGTGCTCCGCCTGCTCGACGAGGCCGTGGCCTGGCTCGCCGGCCTGGGCCGCACCGGCCAGTGGGGCGACCAGCCCTTCAGCTCCGTGCCCCGCCGGGTCGAGCACGTGCACGGCTACTTCGCCCCGGACTGCCTGCCCCGCCTCGCCGAGGCCGAGGACGGCACCCTGCTCGGCGCCTGCGTGCTCTCCGAGACCCTGCCCTCGTACGCCACCCCGATCGAGGACACCGAGCTGTACGTGCGCCTGCTGGTCACCTCCCGCGAGCACTCCGGCTCCGGCATCGGCGCCGCCCTGATCGCGGACGCGGTCGAGGAGACCCGCCGCCGGGGCCACCCGGTGCTCCGGCTGGACTGCTACGCGGGCGACGACCGCCGCCTGGTCGGCCAGTACCAGCGCCTCGGCTTCACCCCCACCGACACCTTCACGGTGGAGCAGGCGGGCAAGCCCTGGCCGGGCCAGCTCCTGGAGATCCGGGTCTGA
- the thpR gene encoding RNA 2',3'-cyclic phosphodiesterase, which produces MRLFVAVLPPVSAVQELVDAVAPLRSAAEAERLRWSAVEGWHLTLAFLGELPVTEVPAVEELLGRVAAGHGAHRLRLAGGGCFGDRVLWAGVEGEVWALRRLAEAVRAGVGELGVETDQFGFHPHLTLARAGSTHGQRRAERRAAAGGLQRLAEQLAEYRGEEWEAAELHLVRSETGSGPSRYTTLRSWPLARWSEG; this is translated from the coding sequence ATGAGGCTTTTCGTGGCGGTGCTGCCGCCGGTGTCGGCGGTGCAGGAGTTGGTGGATGCCGTGGCGCCGCTGCGGTCGGCGGCGGAGGCGGAGCGGCTGCGCTGGTCGGCGGTGGAGGGGTGGCACCTGACGCTGGCCTTCCTCGGGGAGCTGCCGGTCACCGAGGTGCCGGCCGTGGAGGAGCTGCTCGGGCGGGTCGCGGCCGGGCACGGCGCCCACCGGCTGCGGCTGGCCGGGGGCGGCTGCTTCGGTGACCGGGTGCTCTGGGCCGGGGTGGAGGGCGAGGTCTGGGCGCTGCGGCGCCTTGCCGAGGCCGTCCGGGCCGGGGTCGGCGAACTCGGGGTGGAGACCGACCAGTTCGGCTTCCACCCGCACCTGACCCTGGCCCGGGCCGGCTCCACCCACGGGCAGCGCCGGGCCGAGCGGCGGGCCGCCGCCGGGGGCCTGCAGCGGCTGGCCGAGCAGCTGGCGGAGTACCGGGGCGAGGAGTGGGAGGCGGCGGAGCTGCACCTGGTGCGCAGCGAGACCGGCTCCGGGCCCTCGCGGTACACCACGCTGCGGAGTTGGCCGCTGGCCCGGTGGTCGGAGGGCTGA